Below is a window of Streptomyces sp. NBC_01571 DNA.
CGCGGCCTGCCTCCGGGCGAGCACTACCTCGACTCCGGCTACCCCAGCGCCGAACTGATCGTGAAGTCCCGCAAGACCTACGGCATCACGCTGATCACCCCGGTTCTGCTCGACCAGTCCCGCCAGGCCCGCGCCGCCCAGGGCTTCCAGGCCGACGCGTTCACCATCGACTGGAAGTACCAGCAGGTCACATGCCCCCAGGGACAGACCAGCTCCTCCTGGAGCCCGTGCACCCAGCACGGCCACCCGATGATCGTGGTCACCTTCACCAAGCCGACCTGCGGCCCCTGCCCGGTCCGCGAGTTATGCACCACCAGCCGCCGGGGCTTCCGGCAGCTCACCTTGAACCCTCGCCCGCTGACCGAGGCCCTGCGCACCGCACGCGCCGAACAGGCCGACCGGGACTGGCAGGACGCATACGCCCTACGCGCCGGTGTCGAGGGCACCATGCGACAAGCGATCGCCGTCACCGACAGCCGCCGGGCCCGCTACCGCGGCCTGGCCAAGACCCACCTCGAGCACGTCCACAGCGCCGTCGCCCTCAACCTTATCCGCCTGAACGCCTGGTGGAACGGCAGGCCACTCGACCGCCGCCACACCAGCCACCTCGCCCGACTCGAACTCAGCCTCGCCGCGTAACCGAATGGGCAACAGGGT
It encodes the following:
- a CDS encoding transposase, which gives rise to MSESCTDAPEKERTAPNLITNVATTASTVPDTKALDGIHQQLQRRGLPPGEHYLDSGYPSAELIVKSRKTYGITLITPVLLDQSRQARAAQGFQADAFTIDWKYQQVTCPQGQTSSSWSPCTQHGHPMIVVTFTKPTCGPCPVRELCTTSRRGFRQLTLNPRPLTEALRTARAEQADRDWQDAYALRAGVEGTMRQAIAVTDSRRARYRGLAKTHLEHVHSAVALNLIRLNAWWNGRPLDRRHTSHLARLELSLAA